A single region of the Gilliamella apis genome encodes:
- a CDS encoding sugar transporter: MMNNANKRSRIWSSILCLALAAFIFNTTEFVPVGLLPNIAESFSMDVAHAGLLLTIYAWAVSLLSLPLTVLTAKMERRKLLIFLFCLFIGSHILAGFAWSFYSLMVARIGIACAHAVFWAITTPLAVRLAPNGKKAKAMGFIVVGTSMATVLGIPIGTMIGQLVGWRVTFLCIGFIAFCVMASLLYLLPAVPSMNTISLKAIPKVLKRPVLLNIYLLTAIIITGHFTAYTYITPFMLNVGGFSEQIVVSLLLAVGFSGMIGSLIFAKYAEPHPTAILVMPVILLIICLLSLYVCSFSLITAILQGMVWGLAITIIGMVMQSKVIDAAPDAADIATSVYSGIYNIGIGGGAFVGSQVLVYLSTNYIGFVGAIFVIIALILFYFLSRKTW, from the coding sequence ATCATGAATAATGCTAATAAACGGTCTCGAATCTGGTCGTCGATTCTCTGCCTTGCCCTTGCTGCGTTTATATTCAATACCACAGAGTTTGTACCAGTTGGATTACTGCCGAATATTGCTGAAAGTTTTTCGATGGATGTTGCGCATGCCGGGCTATTATTAACTATTTATGCTTGGGCTGTATCGTTATTATCTTTACCTTTAACGGTATTAACCGCAAAAATGGAACGCCGTAAACTACTTATATTTCTATTTTGTTTATTTATTGGTAGTCACATCTTGGCTGGCTTTGCTTGGAGTTTTTATAGTTTAATGGTTGCTAGAATCGGCATTGCTTGCGCCCATGCTGTATTTTGGGCAATTACCACGCCTTTAGCGGTTCGATTAGCACCCAATGGTAAAAAAGCTAAAGCGATGGGCTTTATTGTAGTTGGCACCTCAATGGCAACAGTATTAGGGATTCCTATTGGAACAATGATCGGCCAATTAGTTGGCTGGCGAGTCACATTTTTATGTATCGGGTTTATCGCATTTTGTGTAATGGCTTCATTACTTTATTTATTACCAGCTGTTCCTAGTATGAACACAATTTCACTAAAAGCCATTCCTAAAGTACTTAAACGACCTGTATTACTAAACATTTATTTGTTAACTGCTATTATTATTACCGGCCATTTTACCGCTTATACTTATATAACCCCATTTATGCTTAATGTTGGTGGCTTTAGCGAACAAATTGTCGTGAGCTTATTATTAGCTGTCGGTTTTTCAGGCATGATAGGTAGTTTAATTTTTGCTAAATATGCTGAACCTCACCCAACCGCCATCTTAGTCATGCCGGTGATATTATTAATTATCTGTTTATTATCGCTTTATGTTTGTTCTTTTAGTCTCATAACCGCAATACTACAAGGTATGGTTTGGGGGCTTGCGATTACTATTATTGGTATGGTGATGCAGAGTAAAGTTATCGATGCTGCACCTGATGCTGCCGATATTGCGACCTCAGTTTATTCGGGTATTTATAATATCGGTATAGGTGGTGGCGCCTTTGTCGGTAGCCAAGTGCTAGTTTACTTATCAACCAATTATATTGGCTTTGTTGGCGCTATTTTTGTGATTATTGCCTTAATACTTTTTTACTTTTTATCAAGAAAAACTTGGTAG